The Thermanaeromonas sp. C210 genome segment CCTTTCGGTGGCAAAATGACCCCCATCGATAACCGCCAACCCCAGGTCTAGAGCCCGCCGGGCCTCATGATATTTGAGATCTCCCGTAACCAGCACGTCTGCTCCCTTGGCCACGGCCTTCTCCATAACCTCGCTCCCGGCCCCTCCGCAAACAGCCACCTGCCTTATCTTGCGGTCGGGATCGCCGACTACCGTTATCCTCTCACACCCCAGTTCTTTCTTAACTGCCAAGGCCCACTCGTGGAGGCTCACGGCCTGGGGAAGTCTTCCCAGGCGCCCGATCCCCTGGGCCGGGCCTTCGTTGGCCAGGGGATAAACGTCGTAAGCCACCTCTTCGTAGGGGTGAGCGTTGATTAACGCCTGCAGCACTTCCGGGAGCCGCTCCCGGGGTAATATGGTTTCCAGGCGGTATTCCTTTACTTCTTCCAGTTTCCCCTCTTGACCGATATAGGGGGAAGTGCCGGCCAGGGGGAGAAAGGTTCCGGTACCTAAAGTGCGGAAGGTGCAGTGAGAGTAGTTGCCTATCCATCCGGCTCCCGCTGCTCCAAGGGCATCCCTAACCCGGCCTTCGGCTTCCTCTGGCACAAAGGTCACCAGTTTGTAATATTTTTCCCGGTAGGTGGGCACGAGTATTTCTATATTTTCCAACCCCAGTCTGACAGCTAGGTGATAGCTGACCCCTAGATTGGCCGCGTCAAGATTAGTATGGGCGCTGTATACCATAATGTCCCCTTGCACCAGCCGCCGCACCAGGTCGCCGGAGCTGCGATCAAAGCGCAAATGCTTCCACGGCCGGAAGAAAAGGGGATGATGGCTGATGATCAAATTGGCCCCGCGGGCCGCAGCTTCCTCTGCTACTTCATGGGTCACGTCAAGGGCGACGAGAACCCTCCGCACTTCCTTCTGCGGGTCACCCAGTAACAGACCCACATTGTCCCACTCGGCGGCTAACTCCGGCGGTGCCAAGGCTTCCATAATGGCTATGATTTCCCGGCAGGTGGCAGGCATATCATGACCTCCTGTAGCTCTCGGATCTTTTCTTCTATTTCCCGGCGGCGGGCCACTGCTTCCGGCCGCCGGCTTTGGGCTAGCCCCTCCCGCACCCTCTGCAGCTGCCGGAGGCGGCCGTCCAGATAACCGGGCAGCAAGGGATGTCCTTTGGCCATTAGGAGAGGGCCAACCTCCCACTCCGCCCGGCTGAAGGCAGGGCTGGGACCGGGCTCCCAGGCCAGGACGACATAATACCTCTCCCTATCCCAAATGAGGTCCTCATCCACCAGCCGCCAGCCCGTACCTGCCAGCCAACGCCTCAAATTCTCTTCCTGGCCCTGGGGCTGAAGGATCAAGTGCCGGATGGTGTTTAGTATGTCCGGCGAAGCGGAAAGTATAGCCCGCATGGTGCTGCACCCCAGGCCGGCCATGGTAATTACCTCTACCTCCCCGGGCTTCAGGGGTTTAAGACCCCATCCCAGCCTGATATCAATGCGGTGGCTGAGCCCCGCAGCAGCTACGTTGGCCAGGGCATTCTGGTAGGGCCCAGGGCGGCTTTCTATCCCCACGGCCCGGGGTGAATGCCCCTCCCCCACCAGGTAAATGGGAAGGTAGGCGTGGTCCGTCCCGATGTCGGCCAGGGCCTTTCCCCCGGGCACCATAGCGGCTACGCCTTGCAGCCGGGGAGAAAGCCCTGAATTAAAAAAGGCCAGCAGTCCCGGCCACCTCCCGACCTCCGACTCTGACCTTTGGATAGTCTTCAATTGGTGGGCCCACTAGGATTCGAACCTAGAACCAACGGATTATGAGTCCGCTGCTCTGCCGTTGAGCTTCCGAACCCTTGTGGCGCTTAGTTTTCCCCTTACTGGCTGTTTTTAAGAACAGCGGATTTACATTGATAATTTTAACACGTTTTATGACGTAATGCAATATCTAAGGTATGCTTTTGAGTTATATTTGTTATAACTGCTTTATCCATATTTGGCATGACGTGACGATTATAGAGCGATTATGGCCCTAGCCATCATGTTCCAGTTAAGCGCTTATCTCATAATTCGGAGCTAGATCCAGTCAATAATGAACAAAGCTGCTAGCGAACGATTTACCGATCGAAAGTATTGTTAAAATGACAATACCTAACCGCAAGAGGTGGCTTATTCTCGACACGTTATCATTTCAACTCCTGTTATAAACGAAAACTTATCCTATTGCCTTCCAACCCCCTATCTTTACTCCAAAGGCTTAGCCTGTACGCAGTTAAGGCACTTAGAAATTCACTCTAACCCCTGGAGGGGGGGATAGCAGCTGCATGACGGAACAGATCGCCAGAGCCAAAATTCTTGCCTGGA includes the following:
- a CDS encoding Nif3-like dinuclear metal center hexameric protein, which translates into the protein MPATCREIIAIMEALAPPELAAEWDNVGLLLGDPQKEVRRVLVALDVTHEVAEEAAARGANLIISHHPLFFRPWKHLRFDRSSGDLVRRLVQGDIMVYSAHTNLDAANLGVSYHLAVRLGLENIEILVPTYREKYYKLVTFVPEEAEGRVRDALGAAGAGWIGNYSHCTFRTLGTGTFLPLAGTSPYIGQEGKLEEVKEYRLETILPRERLPEVLQALINAHPYEEVAYDVYPLANEGPAQGIGRLGRLPQAVSLHEWALAVKKELGCERITVVGDPDRKIRQVAVCGGAGSEVMEKAVAKGADVLVTGDLKYHEARRALDLGLAVIDGGHFATERVIVPALVAYLQEELQEREVMVLEAQKEREPWRVL
- a CDS encoding tRNA (adenine(22)-N(1))-methyltransferase, which translates into the protein MKTIQRSESEVGRWPGLLAFFNSGLSPRLQGVAAMVPGGKALADIGTDHAYLPIYLVGEGHSPRAVGIESRPGPYQNALANVAAAGLSHRIDIRLGWGLKPLKPGEVEVITMAGLGCSTMRAILSASPDILNTIRHLILQPQGQEENLRRWLAGTGWRLVDEDLIWDRERYYVVLAWEPGPSPAFSRAEWEVGPLLMAKGHPLLPGYLDGRLRQLQRVREGLAQSRRPEAVARRREIEEKIRELQEVMICLPPAGKS